From Campylobacter concisus, a single genomic window includes:
- the dnaG gene encoding DNA primase: protein MIDPKSIEKLKNQIDIVDIIEHYLPVKKMGANYKCVCPFHDDRNPSMSISQSKQIFHCFACKAGGDAIKFVMDYETLTYPEAIERIASLVNFSLEYTSDKAPTQKENKHILEKANAFYRSEFFKHEAAVRYIYSRGINDAMIEKFELGWAGESASTIRLLQNENIEPKEALEVGIVKQNEKGIYASFIERITFPIYAHTAKLVGFGGRTISDHPAKYVNSPQSIVFDKSKLLYGYHLARQSIFEKKQIIITEGYLDVIMLHFAGFTNAVAVLGTALTTNHLPLLKRGEISVVLCFDGDSAGINAAIKSSRLLVQNEIDGSVVIIKDGADPADMVFAGRSDELKEMFGSGTELGEFYIEQIVKKYDITRPVQKQKCLEEIVEFTNSLKPIIAKSYESLVSNLLKIELNTFSIHGQRYINRQDQNFTNAATNKQVAQKKDKTDILEFSVLKSMLANKNYETIVLNELEEKFFLHHKDYFQAVLLPNIEDNAVLVREIYVDESSNVASSEDSLKEAILKLKLKYYEKFREDTRKSQKPNKIEIMQKISEIIKGLHNKLQKN from the coding sequence ATGATAGATCCAAAATCCATAGAAAAACTCAAAAATCAAATCGATATCGTTGACATTATAGAACACTATTTACCAGTTAAAAAAATGGGTGCAAACTACAAATGTGTCTGCCCATTTCACGATGATAGAAATCCTAGTATGAGCATAAGTCAAAGCAAACAAATTTTTCACTGTTTTGCTTGCAAGGCTGGCGGAGATGCGATCAAATTTGTAATGGATTATGAGACATTAACCTATCCAGAAGCCATTGAAAGAATAGCTAGTCTTGTAAATTTTAGCCTCGAATACACAAGCGACAAAGCCCCAACACAAAAAGAAAATAAGCACATTTTGGAAAAGGCAAATGCCTTTTATAGGAGTGAATTTTTCAAGCATGAAGCCGCTGTGAGATATATCTATTCTCGTGGCATAAATGATGCGATGATCGAGAAATTTGAGCTTGGCTGGGCAGGGGAGAGCGCTAGTACCATTAGGCTTTTACAAAATGAAAATATCGAACCAAAAGAGGCGCTTGAAGTTGGAATAGTAAAGCAAAACGAGAAGGGAATTTATGCTAGCTTTATCGAGCGTATCACATTTCCCATATATGCGCACACGGCAAAACTAGTTGGCTTTGGCGGTAGAACGATCTCAGATCATCCTGCAAAATATGTAAATTCTCCACAAAGCATAGTTTTTGACAAGTCAAAGCTACTTTACGGCTATCATTTAGCTAGACAAAGCATTTTTGAAAAAAAGCAGATTATCATCACAGAGGGATATTTAGATGTTATCATGCTGCACTTTGCTGGCTTTACAAACGCCGTTGCTGTGCTTGGGACTGCTCTTACGACTAATCACTTGCCACTTTTAAAAAGAGGCGAGATAAGCGTAGTACTTTGTTTTGATGGTGACTCGGCTGGTATAAATGCCGCTATAAAGTCATCTCGTCTTTTAGTACAAAACGAAATAGATGGAAGCGTTGTAATCATAAAAGATGGTGCAGACCCTGCGGATATGGTTTTTGCAGGGAGAAGCGACGAGCTAAAGGAGATGTTTGGCTCTGGGACTGAGCTTGGTGAGTTTTATATTGAGCAAATTGTAAAAAAATATGATATTACGCGCCCAGTGCAAAAGCAAAAATGTTTAGAAGAGATAGTGGAATTTACAAATTCTCTAAAGCCAATAATTGCAAAAAGCTACGAATCGCTGGTCTCAAATTTACTCAAAATAGAGCTAAATACTTTTAGTATTCACGGACAAAGATATATAAATAGACAAGATCAAAATTTTACAAATGCTGCAACAAATAAACAAGTGGCTCAAAAAAAAGATAAAACCGATATTTTGGAATTTAGCGTTTTAAAGAGCATGCTTGCAAATAAAAATTATGAAACTATCGTTTTAAACGAGCTTGAGGAGAAATTTTTCTTGCATCATAAAGATTATTTTCAAGCTGTTTTATTGCCAAATATTGAAGATAACGCGGTGCTTGTTAGAGAAATTTATGTTGATGAAAGCTCAAACGTAGCTTCTAGTGAAGATAGCCTTAAAGAGGCCATTTTAAAGCTAAAGCTAAAATACTATGAGAAGTTTCGCGAAGATACTAGAAAATCACAAAAGCCAAATAAAATCGAAATAATGCAAAAAATTTCAGAGATTATTAAAGGCTTACACAACAAGCTACAAAAAAATTAG
- a CDS encoding M20 family metallo-hydrolase yields the protein MINFKRFEANFNTISRFGALKGGGLTRLAFSKEDLEARNFLINLIEENGFKLKIDNVGNIYAVYDDGCEPGEKPVCVGSHIDSVPNGGFYDGTLGVMAGLEALTSIKEAGIKLKRPLWLINFCCEESSRFKTATIGSKIISGKLGLQRLHELKDEDGISLFEAMSKFGLNPQNLNDSILKEHSLHSYLELHIEQGPVLERSGISVGVVSGIAAPIRFEIIIHGKADHSGATPMNMRSDALLTASHIIIAANKFAKNKKTAVATVGYAHAKPGVLNVVPGEARLGVDLRDIDKTSLEELNLELRNFIKELSYELKFSYEIRELSSDEPVKLSEHAINLLSEEASKLGIKTLTLPSGAGHDAMNLTKLASSVGMLFIPCVGGISHNIAEAINFDDAFKATQILTNALIKLSNE from the coding sequence ATGATAAATTTTAAAAGATTTGAAGCGAATTTTAATACTATAAGCAGATTTGGAGCATTAAAAGGAGGTGGTCTTACGAGACTTGCATTTAGCAAAGAAGACTTGGAAGCTAGAAATTTTCTTATAAATTTAATAGAAGAAAATGGATTTAAGCTTAAAATTGACAATGTTGGCAATATCTATGCTGTATATGATGATGGCTGTGAGCCAGGTGAAAAGCCGGTTTGTGTGGGCTCTCACATAGATAGCGTGCCAAATGGTGGCTTTTATGATGGCACGCTTGGTGTCATGGCAGGACTTGAAGCACTAACCTCGATAAAAGAAGCTGGCATTAAACTAAAGCGTCCGCTTTGGTTAATTAACTTTTGCTGTGAAGAATCGAGTCGCTTTAAGACAGCAACCATTGGTAGTAAGATAATAAGTGGTAAACTCGGTCTACAAAGGCTTCATGAGCTAAAAGACGAAGACGGCATTTCGCTCTTTGAGGCGATGAGTAAATTTGGACTTAACCCACAAAATTTAAACGATTCTATTTTAAAAGAACACTCACTTCATTCATATTTAGAACTTCACATTGAACAAGGCCCAGTGCTTGAGCGAAGCGGCATAAGCGTTGGCGTAGTAAGCGGTATCGCCGCTCCTATTAGATTTGAAATTATTATTCATGGTAAGGCAGATCACAGCGGTGCAACTCCGATGAATATGCGTAGTGACGCGCTGCTTACCGCTTCACACATCATAATAGCAGCCAATAAATTTGCTAAAAATAAAAAAACAGCTGTGGCTACTGTTGGTTACGCACATGCAAAGCCAGGCGTTTTAAACGTCGTGCCAGGTGAGGCGCGGCTTGGAGTTGATCTAAGAGATATTGATAAGACAAGCCTAGAAGAGCTAAATTTAGAGCTTAGAAATTTTATAAAAGAGCTAAGTTATGAGCTAAAATTTAGTTATGAGATAAGAGAACTAAGCAGTGACGAGCCAGTAAAACTAAGTGAGCATGCTATAAATTTACTAAGCGAAGAGGCTTCTAAACTTGGCATAAAAACGCTTACTTTGCCAAGCGGAGCTGGACACGATGCGATGAATCTAACAAAACTTGCAAGTAGCGTTGGCATGCTTTTTATACCTTGTGTCGGCGGCATCAGTCACAATATAGCAGAAGCTATAAATTTTGATGATGCTTTCAAAGCTACACAAATTTTAACAAATGCACTAATTAAACTATCAAATGAATAA
- a CDS encoding amidohydrolase has product MDKIANLALSLKDELIKDRRYFHSHPETGWFTFFTTAVLAKRLSDLGYEISLGDKVVKADARLGLGSKEQCEKAIERAKKLLSPEEAKYLPYMKDGLTGLTAFIDTKRPGKFTAFRFDIDSVDVTESDEPTHRPYKEGFGADIAGITHACGHDGHISIGLGVAKLIAENLDEFNGKFKFIFQTAEEGTRGAVAMEAAGVLDGVEYLLGGHIGFQAKTNRGIICGTNKLLATSKFDVHITGRSAHAAGAPQDGANALLAASQMALSMHGITRHAKGVTRINVGVLKAGEGRNVIAPNGYLACETRGEDTNLNDFMYEKCMDIVKGVSEIYGVESKVVKTGGTNGADSDKEVTEIFYEAAKQSPFIDDDKIVKELDFGACEDFAHFMRSLQDRGAKSGYMMIGTNLKAGHHNCKFDFDEECLVAGVDVYLRSAYKLNGVKK; this is encoded by the coding sequence ATGGATAAGATAGCAAATTTGGCTCTTTCTTTAAAAGACGAGCTGATCAAGGATCGCAGGTATTTTCACTCACATCCAGAGACTGGCTGGTTTACATTTTTTACAACCGCCGTACTAGCAAAGAGGCTTAGTGATCTTGGTTATGAAATAAGCCTTGGTGACAAGGTAGTTAAAGCCGATGCAAGACTTGGCCTTGGCTCAAAAGAGCAATGCGAAAAAGCAATAGAAAGAGCCAAAAAGCTTCTAAGCCCTGAAGAAGCAAAATATCTTCCTTATATGAAAGATGGCTTAACAGGCCTAACTGCCTTTATAGATACAAAAAGGCCTGGTAAATTTACAGCATTTAGATTTGACATTGATAGTGTTGATGTGACAGAGAGTGACGAGCCTACTCACAGACCTTATAAAGAGGGCTTTGGTGCAGATATCGCTGGTATCACGCATGCTTGTGGGCATGATGGTCACATATCGATAGGCCTTGGTGTGGCAAAACTTATAGCTGAAAATTTAGATGAGTTTAACGGCAAATTTAAATTTATATTCCAAACAGCAGAAGAGGGCACAAGAGGAGCTGTTGCTATGGAAGCTGCTGGTGTGCTTGATGGTGTAGAGTATCTATTGGGCGGTCATATAGGCTTTCAAGCAAAAACCAATAGAGGCATCATCTGTGGAACAAATAAGCTACTTGCAACTTCAAAATTTGATGTACATATCACCGGTCGTTCAGCTCACGCAGCAGGAGCACCGCAAGATGGCGCAAATGCCCTTTTAGCCGCATCTCAAATGGCGCTAAGCATGCATGGTATCACAAGACATGCAAAAGGCGTGACTAGGATAAACGTAGGCGTTTTAAAAGCAGGTGAGGGTAGAAACGTCATAGCACCAAACGGCTATCTAGCCTGCGAAACAAGAGGTGAAGACACAAATTTAAATGATTTTATGTATGAAAAATGCATGGATATTGTTAAAGGTGTGAGCGAAATTTATGGCGTAGAGAGCAAAGTCGTAAAAACTGGCGGCACAAACGGAGCCGATAGCGACAAAGAAGTAACTGAAATTTTCTATGAAGCTGCAAAGCAAAGTCCTTTTATAGATGATGACAAGATCGTAAAAGAGCTTGATTTTGGTGCTTGTGAAGATTTTGCTCATTTTATGAGATCTTTGCAAGATAGGGGCGCAAAGAGTGGCTATATGATGATAGGAACAAATTTAAAAGCAGGCCATCACAACTGCAAATTTGACTTTGATGAGGAGTGCTTGGTAGCTGGAGTCGATGTCTATCTAAGATCTGCTTACAAACTAAATGGAGTAAAAAAATGA
- the pepE gene encoding dipeptidase PepE, which yields MKNALLISASSYQDTGYLRHCKNWVKEFLGECGKEEILFIPYAGVRRTNDEYEQKVIDRLKNSNIKSIHHYEDKISAIKNASSIAVGGGNTFMLLYTLYKLNLIEPIKEAVANGTKYFGWSAGANIAGKTMMTTNDMPIIMPKSFDSLNIFPYQINPHFISGKLAGHNGESREERLEEFLIANPNDTIYALPEGTALVIRGNEVEVIGHSDILKLEYKKEIEKIAIKTKFKI from the coding sequence ATGAAAAACGCTTTACTAATCAGTGCTTCAAGCTATCAAGATACTGGATATTTAAGGCACTGCAAAAACTGGGTTAAGGAATTTTTAGGTGAATGCGGCAAGGAAGAAATTTTATTTATCCCTTACGCTGGAGTTAGGCGAACAAATGACGAGTATGAGCAAAAAGTAATTGATAGATTAAAAAATAGCAATATAAAATCAATCCACCACTACGAGGATAAAATTTCAGCTATCAAAAATGCTAGCAGTATCGCAGTTGGTGGCGGAAATACCTTTATGCTGCTTTACACGCTTTATAAGCTAAATTTGATTGAGCCTATAAAAGAAGCTGTGGCAAATGGCACAAAATACTTTGGCTGGTCGGCTGGTGCAAATATCGCTGGCAAGACGATGATGACTACAAATGATATGCCTATCATCATGCCAAAGTCATTTGATAGTCTAAATATCTTCCCTTATCAAATAAACCCACACTTTATAAGTGGCAAGCTAGCTGGCCATAACGGCGAGAGTAGAGAAGAGAGGCTGGAGGAATTTTTAATAGCAAATCCAAATGACACTATCTATGCTCTACCTGAGGGCACAGCTTTAGTTATAAGGGGTAATGAAGTTGAGGTCATCGGACATAGCGACATTTTAAAGCTTGAGTACAAAAAAGAGATAGAAAAGATAGCAATTAAAACAAAATTTAAAATCTAA
- the dcuC gene encoding C4-dicarboxylate transporter DcuC: MESFKLVAAILGIVAVVALLVLKKETRTVLIGVGLVLCLIALKPMGALSAFTDYMTKAGLIKAICASMGFAFVMKYTMCDKHLVGLLTKPLKNVGFILIPATTVLTYFINIAIPSAAGCSAAVGATLIPLLMASGVRPAMAGAAVFAGTFGSVLSPGSAHNVYVADLVKKTVANYTVQDVIKVQIPSAFTALAIVVITLTIVAILFKDYQKNTNFTLEGGAKNEDNSAFKVNFIYALMPLVPLVILIIGGTSLSKDYSFLAWTKMGVAEAMILGAIIAIFATLTNPQKITKEFFNGMGHAYADVIGIIIAAGVFVAGLKACGAVDVVIAWLKTDQSYVKFGGTFVPFIMGIVTGSGDAATFAFNEAVTTNAAALGFEQDKLGMAAAIAGALGRSASPIAGAAIVCAGIAMVSPVEIAKRTFLGMFISVVAIAFFVI, from the coding sequence ATGGAATCATTCAAACTCGTAGCTGCCATTCTTGGCATCGTTGCAGTTGTAGCACTTCTTGTCTTAAAAAAAGAGACAAGAACGGTGCTAATAGGTGTTGGTTTGGTGCTTTGTTTAATCGCACTAAAACCTATGGGGGCATTAAGTGCTTTTACTGACTATATGACTAAAGCAGGGCTTATAAAAGCGATTTGTGCTAGTATGGGTTTTGCTTTTGTTATGAAATACACAATGTGCGATAAGCACCTTGTTGGTCTTCTTACAAAGCCACTTAAAAACGTAGGATTTATATTAATCCCAGCAACAACAGTTTTAACTTATTTTATAAACATAGCCATTCCTTCGGCTGCTGGATGCTCGGCTGCTGTTGGTGCGACACTTATACCACTTCTAATGGCCTCAGGTGTTCGACCTGCTATGGCTGGTGCGGCTGTTTTTGCGGGTACATTTGGCTCAGTTCTAAGCCCAGGCTCTGCTCACAACGTATACGTGGCCGATCTTGTTAAAAAGACAGTTGCAAACTATACTGTTCAAGATGTCATAAAAGTGCAAATTCCTAGTGCATTTACAGCTCTTGCTATCGTAGTTATCACATTAACTATTGTCGCGATACTTTTTAAAGACTATCAAAAAAATACAAATTTCACTCTTGAGGGTGGTGCTAAAAACGAAGATAATTCGGCTTTCAAAGTAAATTTTATTTACGCGCTTATGCCACTTGTCCCACTTGTGATCTTAATTATCGGCGGAACAAGCCTTTCAAAAGACTATAGCTTCCTTGCATGGACAAAAATGGGCGTTGCTGAGGCAATGATACTTGGTGCGATCATAGCTATCTTTGCTACGCTTACCAACCCACAAAAGATCACAAAAGAATTCTTTAACGGCATGGGTCACGCTTACGCTGATGTTATCGGTATCATTATCGCAGCTGGAGTATTTGTCGCTGGCTTAAAGGCGTGCGGAGCCGTTGATGTGGTTATTGCGTGGTTAAAGACAGATCAAAGCTATGTTAAATTTGGCGGAACATTTGTGCCATTTATCATGGGTATAGTCACAGGCTCAGGCGACGCTGCCACATTTGCATTTAACGAAGCTGTCACAACAAATGCCGCTGCACTTGGCTTTGAACAAGATAAGCTTGGTATGGCAGCAGCTATTGCTGGTGCTTTAGGTAGATCAGCTTCCCCGATTGCCGGTGCTGCTATCGTTTGTGCAGGTATTGCGATGGTTAGTCCGGTTGAAATCGCTAAAAGAACATTTTTAGGTATGTTTATCTCTGTTGTGGCGATTGCATTTTTTGTCATCTAA
- the pepT gene encoding peptidase T has protein sequence MDIVERFLNYTKFNTTTNKENGLKGVMPSNPTEYELSKFIKDELSSLGIKDIILQDNAILIAKIPANCENAPSIAFFAHLDTSSEQKNDTKAKIVKYTGGDICLNEEQGIYLKFSDNPELKKYVGDEIVVTDGTSLLGADDKAAIASIVNMASYFMQNPNEKHGKIVICFVPDEEQGLLGAKALDVNLLGADFGYCLDCCEIGELIYENWNAADCTMAFKGVSAHPMNAKGKLVNSLLLAHKFISLLPGGEVPECTEGKEGYFWVKELSGNSAKTTLKIDIREFDEVKFQKRLEFLSDMANSFNKNYGDRCEITLKTRYENVFKFLKDENSLPIKLAKDAFSELNITPNIKPMRGGYDGAVISAKGVPTLNLFTGANNFHSIYEYLPVRSLKAASEVIKKIVINAAK, from the coding sequence ATGGATATCGTAGAGAGATTTTTAAACTACACAAAATTTAACACCACAACAAATAAAGAAAATGGGTTAAAAGGCGTCATGCCTTCTAACCCAACCGAGTACGAGCTGTCCAAATTTATAAAAGATGAGCTTAGCTCGCTTGGTATCAAAGACATCATTCTACAAGACAATGCTATCTTGATAGCAAAAATTCCTGCAAATTGCGAAAATGCTCCAAGTATAGCCTTTTTTGCGCACTTAGATACAAGTAGCGAGCAAAAAAACGATACCAAGGCGAAGATCGTAAAATACACGGGTGGCGACATCTGCCTAAACGAAGAGCAGGGCATCTACCTTAAATTTAGCGACAACCCAGAGCTTAAAAAATACGTTGGCGACGAGATAGTCGTGACTGACGGCACTAGCTTACTTGGTGCTGACGATAAGGCTGCGATCGCTAGCATTGTAAATATGGCTAGCTATTTTATGCAAAATCCTAATGAAAAGCACGGTAAAATCGTGATCTGCTTCGTGCCTGATGAGGAGCAGGGCTTGCTTGGCGCAAAGGCGCTTGATGTAAATTTGCTGGGAGCTGATTTTGGCTACTGCTTAGACTGCTGCGAGATAGGCGAGCTAATATATGAAAACTGGAATGCAGCTGACTGTACGATGGCCTTTAAAGGCGTTTCAGCTCATCCGATGAATGCAAAGGGCAAGCTTGTAAATTCGCTACTTCTTGCCCATAAATTTATCTCACTTTTGCCAGGCGGCGAAGTGCCAGAGTGTACCGAGGGCAAAGAGGGCTATTTCTGGGTAAAAGAGCTTAGCGGAAACAGCGCAAAAACGACGCTCAAGATCGACATAAGAGAATTTGATGAGGTGAAATTTCAAAAAAGACTTGAGTTTTTAAGCGATATGGCAAATTCTTTTAACAAAAATTATGGAGATCGTTGCGAGATTACGCTAAAAACACGCTATGAAAACGTCTTTAAATTTTTAAAAGATGAAAACTCACTTCCGATAAAACTAGCAAAAGATGCCTTTAGCGAGCTAAATATCACACCAAATATAAAGCCGATGCGTGGTGGATATGACGGCGCTGTGATATCTGCAAAAGGTGTGCCAACACTAAATTTATTCACAGGGGCAAACAACTTTCACTCTATCTACGAGTATTTGCCAGTTCGCAGTCTAAAAGCCGCGAGTGAAGTCATCAAAAAAATCGTAATTAACGCTGCTAAATAA
- a CDS encoding argininosuccinate synthase domain-containing protein: MKALALFSGGLDSMLSMKLISDQNIEVIALYMDTGFGVDEEKHEILRRRAALAGASLKVVDMRNEYLRDVLFNPKYGYGKQFNPCIDCHGYMFKTALNMLKSENANFIITGEVLGQRPMSQRRDALFQVKRLADDEDDLVLRPMCAKLLPPTKPEREGWVDREKLLDISGRDRKPQLALAKEFGFEDFATPGGGCLLTIESFAVKIKDYLNFDKEMRDIDVVWLKLGRHLRLPDGTKMIIGRDESDNNALLAHPNDKFEQVKFKESDDIVGAVSFISKNASKADKELAARLALAYTKASKENEFEVNIAGEKFSITPEDKSLAQNYFVK; encoded by the coding sequence ATGAAGGCTTTAGCTTTGTTTAGCGGAGGGCTTGATAGCATGCTCTCAATGAAATTAATAAGCGATCAAAACATCGAAGTGATCGCACTTTATATGGATACTGGATTTGGCGTAGATGAAGAAAAACATGAAATTTTAAGACGCCGTGCAGCTTTGGCTGGAGCTAGCTTAAAAGTGGTTGATATGAGAAATGAGTATCTTCGTGATGTGCTTTTTAACCCAAAATACGGCTACGGCAAGCAGTTTAACCCATGTATCGACTGCCACGGATACATGTTTAAAACAGCTCTTAATATGCTAAAAAGTGAAAATGCAAATTTCATCATCACGGGCGAAGTTTTGGGTCAAAGGCCGATGAGTCAGCGAAGAGATGCACTCTTTCAGGTTAAGCGCCTAGCTGATGATGAGGATGATCTAGTGCTTCGTCCGATGTGCGCTAAGCTTTTGCCACCAACTAAGCCAGAGCGCGAGGGTTGGGTCGATAGAGAGAAGCTACTTGATATAAGCGGGCGCGATAGAAAGCCGCAGCTTGCTTTGGCAAAGGAATTTGGCTTTGAGGACTTTGCAACGCCTGGAGGTGGATGTTTGCTAACGATCGAGAGCTTTGCTGTGAAGATAAAGGATTATCTAAATTTTGATAAAGAGATGCGAGATATCGATGTCGTGTGGCTAAAGCTTGGTAGGCATCTGCGCTTGCCAGATGGTACAAAAATGATAATAGGTCGTGATGAAAGCGATAATAACGCTCTTTTAGCACATCCAAATGATAAATTTGAACAGGTGAAATTTAAAGAGAGTGATGACATCGTAGGAGCCGTTAGCTTCATAAGTAAAAATGCTAGTAAAGCTGACAAAGAGCTGGCTGCAAGGCTCGCACTTGCTTATACAAAAGCAAGTAAAGAGAATGAATTTGAAGTTAACATCGCTGGCGAGAAATTTAGTATCACACCTGAGGATAAATCTCTAGCTCAAAATTATTTCGTAAAATAG
- a CDS encoding Cj0814 family flagellar-dependent secreted protein: MKVSYNSILTKQHYQKQTKSSEGFANFLPNTPNINSISQTTIPKNDFVSSSAIDSLYQAKFTSQEGYGYSVDAKGFMGADFNKAAGLPQDFKIHKSTLDAIVLHNQKHPNSINFSMETKKDNALFGEDSFANIDLANTIKQYYKIFDQISAGVISKGKEFYSNEDLAKMPKGYFSKDKKIDYSEYLMGRMSSDEIDGLTDRSNEKITHVFRTTQDVENARKLINDLSDINVEVNGNFLDFSPEVMTTEHTIPYMWVSSAGYDFKPDMSVYDNEQGYTKEQIFVAFLKNEQGLVLQGGTTRITDEALSVYRDTLILTKQDRSEIGIPKAYYNEILSGKKDLKDILARILKLRNLELKKDQTLEGLASKIMDVLKEFDERMKTREL; the protein is encoded by the coding sequence ATGAAAGTCTCTTATAACTCCATCTTAACAAAACAGCACTACCAAAAACAGACAAAAAGCAGCGAAGGCTTTGCAAATTTCTTGCCTAACACTCCAAATATAAATTCGATCAGCCAAACCACCATTCCCAAGAATGACTTTGTTTCATCTAGCGCTATCGACTCTCTTTATCAGGCCAAATTTACTTCACAAGAGGGTTATGGATATAGTGTAGATGCTAAAGGATTTATGGGGGCTGATTTTAACAAGGCTGCAGGCTTACCACAGGACTTTAAAATTCACAAAAGCACACTTGATGCGATAGTGCTGCATAATCAAAAACACCCAAATAGTATAAATTTTTCAATGGAAACAAAGAAAGATAATGCGCTATTTGGAGAGGATAGCTTTGCAAATATCGATCTAGCAAATACCATAAAGCAATACTATAAAATTTTTGATCAAATTTCAGCTGGAGTTATTAGCAAGGGTAAAGAGTTTTACTCAAATGAAGATCTAGCAAAGATGCCAAAGGGCTACTTTTCAAAAGATAAAAAAATAGATTATTCTGAATATCTAATGGGTAGGATGTCAAGTGATGAGATAGATGGACTAACCGATAGGAGTAATGAGAAGATAACTCATGTATTTAGAACGACTCAAGACGTAGAGAATGCACGCAAGCTAATAAATGATCTAAGCGATATAAATGTAGAAGTCAATGGAAATTTTCTTGACTTTTCTCCAGAAGTGATGACAACTGAGCATACTATCCCTTATATGTGGGTTAGTAGTGCTGGATATGACTTTAAGCCTGATATGTCTGTATATGACAATGAACAAGGCTATACAAAGGAGCAAATCTTTGTAGCATTTTTAAAAAACGAGCAAGGTCTTGTGCTACAAGGCGGCACAACAAGGATAACTGACGAGGCTCTTAGTGTATATAGAGACACACTCATACTTACAAAACAAGATAGAAGCGAGATAGGCATACCAAAGGCTTATTATAATGAGATACTATCTGGTAAGAAAGATCTAAAAGATATACTAGCTAGGATTTTAAAGCTTAGAAATTTAGAGCTTAAAAAAGATCAAACGCTTGAGGGACTAGCAAGCAAGATAATGGACGTTTTAAAAGAATTTGATGAGAGGATGAAGACAAGAGAGCTTTAA